A portion of the Macaca mulatta isolate MMU2019108-1 chromosome 2, T2T-MMU8v2.0, whole genome shotgun sequence genome contains these proteins:
- the SENP2 gene encoding sentrin-specific protease 2 isoform X1, translating into MRLCPSCSTKLKIIQAKGRYLNVLVTPYGLGILLWPSSKELLGPGKAVAVVGLGLRIIPLGQWLDSHPCLYCGPQDSEGTNRQTSPSTLFSTVDTDEIPAKRPRLDCFIHQVKNSLYNAASLFGFPFQLTTKPMVTSACNGTRNVAPSGEVFSNSSSCELTGSGSWNNMLKLGNKSPNGISDYPKIRVTVTRDQPRRVLPSFGFTLNSEGYNRRPGGRRHSKGNPESSLMWKPQEQAVTEMISEESGKGLRRPHCTVEEGVQKEEREKYRRLLERLKESGHGNSVCPVTSGYHSSQRSQMDTLKTKGWGEEQNHGVKTTQFVPKQYRLVETKGPLCSLRSEKRCSKGKISDTEKMIGIRFENESRRGYQLEPDLSEEVSARLRLGSGSNGLLRRKVSIETKEKNCSGKERDRRTDDLLELTEDMEKEISNALGHGPQDEILSCAFKLRITRGDIQTLKNYHWLNDEVINFYMNLLVERNRKQGYPALHVFSTFFYPKLKSGGYQAVKRWTKGVNLFEQEIILVPIHRKVHWSLVVIDLRKKCLKYLDSMGQKGHRICEILLQYLQDESKTKRNTDLNLLEWTHYSMKPHEIPQQLNGSDCGMFTCKYADYISRDKPITFTQHQMPLFRKKMVWEILHQQLL; encoded by the exons ATGAGGTTGTGCCCCTCTTGCAGTACAAAGCTGAAAATTATCCAAGCCAAGGGCAGATATCTCAATGTCCTTGTTACTCCATATGGCCTTGGGATTCTCCTATGGCCTTCCAGTAAAGAGCTGCTGGGTCCTGGCAAGGCTGTGGCAGTGGTGGGGTTGGGGTTAAGGATAATCCCACTTGGCCAGTGGCTGGACAGTCACCCATGTCTCTACTGTGGACCACAGGACAGCGAAGGCACCAATCGGCAGACAAGTCCCAG cACTCTGTTTTCTACAGTGGACACTGATGAAATACCAGCCAAAAGACCAAGATTAG ATTGCTTTATTCACCAAGTGAAAAACAGTCTCTACAATGCTGCCAGCTTATTTGGATTCCCATTCCAGCTGACCACAAAGCCCATGGTAACTTCTGCTTGTAATGGAACACGGAATGTGGCCCCTTCAGGAGAG GTATTTTCGAACTCTTCATCTTGTGAACTGACAGGTTCTGGATCCTGGAACAACATGCTGAAACTGG gtaatAAATCTCCTAATGGAATAAGTGACTATCCAAAGATCAGAGTGACAGTAACCCGAGATCAGCCACGCAGAGTCCTGCCTTCCTTTGG TTTTACTTTGAACTCAGAAGGCTATAATAGAAGACCAGGTGGCCGTCGCCATAGCAAAGGTAATCCAGAGAGTTCTTTAATGTGGAAACCTCAGGAACAGGCTGTAACAGAGATGATTTCTGAAGAGAGTGGCAAGGGTCTGAGGCGTCCCCATTGTACTGTGGAGGAG GGTGTTcaaaaagaggaaagggagaagtACCGAAGGTTATTGGAACGACTTAAAGAAAGTGGTCATGGAAACTCTGTCTGTCCTGTAACTTCAGGTTATCACAG TTCTCAAAGAAGTCAGATGGACACATTAAAGACCAAAGGCTGGGGGGAAGAGCAAAATCACGGAGTCAAAACAACTCAGTTTGTTCCAAAACAAT ATAGACTTGTTGAAACAAAGGGACCTCTATGTTCATTGAGAAGTGAAAAGAG GTGTTCAAAGGGGAAAATTTCTGATACGGAGAAGATGATCGGAATTAGATTTGAAAATGAAAGT AGGAGGGGATACCAACTGGAGCCCGACCTATCAGAAGAAGTGTCGGCCCGACTCCGCCTGGGCAGCGGAAGCAATGGCTTACTCAGGAGGAAAGTGTCAATTGAGACAAAGGAAAAGAATTGCTCAGGCAAAGAGAGGGACAGAAGAACGGACGATCTCCTTGAACTCACAGAG GACAtggaaaaggaaatcagtaatGCCCTAGGCCATGGCCCACAGGATGAAATCCTAAGTTGTGCTTTCAAATTGCGAATTACTCGAGGAGATATTCAGACATTAAAGAACTATCACTGGCTCAATGATGAA GTCATTAATTTTTACATGAATCTTCTGgtggaaagaaatagaaagcaagGCTATCCAGCACTTCATGTATTTAGTACTTTCTTCTATCCTAAATTAAAGTCTGGGGGTTACCAAGCAGTGAAACGATGGACCAAAGGGGTAAATCTCTTTGAACAAGAAATTATTCTGGTGCCTATTCATCGGAAGGTACATTGGAGCCTGGTG GTGATAGACCTAAGAAAAAAGTGTCTTAAATACTTGGATTCTATGGGACAAAAGGGCCACAGGATCTGTGAGATTCTCCT tcAGTATTTACAGGATGAAAGTAAGACCAAAAGAAATACTGATCTGAATCTTTTAGAGTGGACCCATTACAGCATGAAACCACAT
- the SENP2 gene encoding sentrin-specific protease 2 isoform X2 yields MYRWLVRILGTIFRFCDRSVPPARALLKRRRSDSTLFSTVDTDEIPAKRPRLDCFIHQVKNSLYNAASLFGFPFQLTTKPMVTSACNGTRNVAPSGEVFSNSSSCELTGSGSWNNMLKLGNKSPNGISDYPKIRVTVTRDQPRRVLPSFGFTLNSEGYNRRPGGRRHSKGNPESSLMWKPQEQAVTEMISEESGKGLRRPHCTVEEGVQKEEREKYRRLLERLKESGHGNSVCPVTSGYHSSQRSQMDTLKTKGWGEEQNHGVKTTQFVPKQYRLVETKGPLCSLRSEKRCSKGKISDTEKMIGIRFENESRRGYQLEPDLSEEVSARLRLGSGSNGLLRRKVSIETKEKNCSGKERDRRTDDLLELTEDMEKEISNALGHGPQDEILSCAFKLRITRGDIQTLKNYHWLNDEVINFYMNLLVERNRKQGYPALHVFSTFFYPKLKSGGYQAVKRWTKGVNLFEQEIILVPIHRKVHWSLVVIDLRKKCLKYLDSMGQKGHRICEILLQYLQDESKTKRNTDLNLLEWTHYSMKPHEIPQQLNGSDCGMFTCKYADYISRDKPITFTQHQMPLFRKKMVWEILHQQLL; encoded by the exons ATGTACAGATGGCTGGTTAGGATTCTCGGCACCATTTTCCGTTTCTGCGACCGGTCGGTGCCCCCTGCCCGGGCCCTCCTGAAGAGGCGGCGCTCAGACAG cACTCTGTTTTCTACAGTGGACACTGATGAAATACCAGCCAAAAGACCAAGATTAG ATTGCTTTATTCACCAAGTGAAAAACAGTCTCTACAATGCTGCCAGCTTATTTGGATTCCCATTCCAGCTGACCACAAAGCCCATGGTAACTTCTGCTTGTAATGGAACACGGAATGTGGCCCCTTCAGGAGAG GTATTTTCGAACTCTTCATCTTGTGAACTGACAGGTTCTGGATCCTGGAACAACATGCTGAAACTGG gtaatAAATCTCCTAATGGAATAAGTGACTATCCAAAGATCAGAGTGACAGTAACCCGAGATCAGCCACGCAGAGTCCTGCCTTCCTTTGG TTTTACTTTGAACTCAGAAGGCTATAATAGAAGACCAGGTGGCCGTCGCCATAGCAAAGGTAATCCAGAGAGTTCTTTAATGTGGAAACCTCAGGAACAGGCTGTAACAGAGATGATTTCTGAAGAGAGTGGCAAGGGTCTGAGGCGTCCCCATTGTACTGTGGAGGAG GGTGTTcaaaaagaggaaagggagaagtACCGAAGGTTATTGGAACGACTTAAAGAAAGTGGTCATGGAAACTCTGTCTGTCCTGTAACTTCAGGTTATCACAG TTCTCAAAGAAGTCAGATGGACACATTAAAGACCAAAGGCTGGGGGGAAGAGCAAAATCACGGAGTCAAAACAACTCAGTTTGTTCCAAAACAAT ATAGACTTGTTGAAACAAAGGGACCTCTATGTTCATTGAGAAGTGAAAAGAG GTGTTCAAAGGGGAAAATTTCTGATACGGAGAAGATGATCGGAATTAGATTTGAAAATGAAAGT AGGAGGGGATACCAACTGGAGCCCGACCTATCAGAAGAAGTGTCGGCCCGACTCCGCCTGGGCAGCGGAAGCAATGGCTTACTCAGGAGGAAAGTGTCAATTGAGACAAAGGAAAAGAATTGCTCAGGCAAAGAGAGGGACAGAAGAACGGACGATCTCCTTGAACTCACAGAG GACAtggaaaaggaaatcagtaatGCCCTAGGCCATGGCCCACAGGATGAAATCCTAAGTTGTGCTTTCAAATTGCGAATTACTCGAGGAGATATTCAGACATTAAAGAACTATCACTGGCTCAATGATGAA GTCATTAATTTTTACATGAATCTTCTGgtggaaagaaatagaaagcaagGCTATCCAGCACTTCATGTATTTAGTACTTTCTTCTATCCTAAATTAAAGTCTGGGGGTTACCAAGCAGTGAAACGATGGACCAAAGGGGTAAATCTCTTTGAACAAGAAATTATTCTGGTGCCTATTCATCGGAAGGTACATTGGAGCCTGGTG GTGATAGACCTAAGAAAAAAGTGTCTTAAATACTTGGATTCTATGGGACAAAAGGGCCACAGGATCTGTGAGATTCTCCT tcAGTATTTACAGGATGAAAGTAAGACCAAAAGAAATACTGATCTGAATCTTTTAGAGTGGACCCATTACAGCATGAAACCACAT